Proteins from a genomic interval of Capsicum annuum cultivar UCD-10X-F1 chromosome 4, UCD10Xv1.1, whole genome shotgun sequence:
- the LOC107867099 gene encoding cytochrome P450 CYP82D47 has protein sequence MDSFLIVVTLFGSFLFFFFLHKLLLSSKKQSRNVPEAGGAWPIIGHLHLLKGPQMPHKILSHMAEKYGPIFRLKLGVNQVVIVSDPKIAKECFTTNDMAFANRPKSIASEILGYNYALFGLAPYGPYWRDIRKIATIELLSARRIEMFSDIREFEVKLAVKEIYNKSGKLNGVVKMETKEWFANLIMNIMVRILFGVRYTDNDNDERSKAQKAIQRFLELLGAFVVADFLPYLRWLDIGGHEKAMKENAKEMDSLAEAWLAEHRRKRKSKGNKCGNEEDFMDVMLSICEDKDFAAGFDVDTIIKTTCMALLAAGADTIIVTLTWTLSLLLNNYEALKKAQDELDSHVGKSRWVQESDVKNLVYLQAIVNESFRLYPAAPLLLPHESVEDCVVSGYDIPKGTRLLVNIWKFHHDPNIWPNPHEFKPERFLTTHKDVNVRGNHFELIPFGSGRRMCPGTFLGLQVVQYVLAMLLQGFEIKKPSDEPIDMSESFGLTIFKASPLEVHLTPRLNSNLYK, from the exons ATGGATTCCTTTCTGATTGTGGTTACACTCTTTGGCtccttccttttcttcttctttcttcacaAACTGTTATTGTCATCCAAAAAGCAGAGTAGAAATGTACCAGAAGCTGGCGGAGCATGGCCGATTATCGGCCATCTCCACCTCCTCAAAGGACCTCAAATGCCTCACAAAATTTTAAGTCACATGGCTGAAAAATATGGGCCAATTTTTCGATTAAAGCTGGGAGTAAATCAAGTAGTTATTGTGAGTGATCCCAAAATAGCCAAAGAATGCTTCACCACAAACGATATGGCCTTTGCTAATCGACCCAAATCCATAGCTTCAGAGATCTTAGGCTACAATTACGCCTTGTTTGGGCTTGCCCCTTATGGGCCGTACTGGCGAGACATAAGGAAGATAGCCACAATCGAATTGCTTTCCGCTAGGCGAATTGAGATGTTTAGCGACATTAGagaatttgaagtaaaattaGCTGTTAAAGAGATTTATAATAAGAGTGGTAAATTAAATGGTGTTGTGAAGATGGAGACGAAGGAATGGTTTGCGAAtttaattatgaatattatgGTGAGGATCCTATTTGGAGTACGATATACAG ATAATGATAATGACGAAAGAAGTAAGGCTCAAAAAGCAATTCAGAGATTTTTGGAATTATTGGGAGCTTTTGTTGTGGCTGATTTTCTACCTTATCTAAGATGGCTGGATATTGGAGGCCATGAAAAGGCCATGAAAGAGAATGCAAAAGAAATGGACAGTCTTGCTGAAGCTTGGTTAGCAGAGCACAGAAGAAAGAGGAAATCAAAGGGAAACAAATGTGGGAATGAAGAAGATTTCATGGATGTCATGTTGTCCATTTGTGAAGACAAAGATTTTGCTGCTGGTTTTGATGTTGATACCATTATCAAAACTACTTGTATG GCTCTGCTAGCGGCAGGTGCAGATACCATCATTGTAACTCTAACATGGACACTATCTTTACTCCTAAACAACTATGAAGCCCTAAAAAAGGCCCAAGATGAGCTAGACAGTCATGTTGGCAAGAGCAGATGGGTCCAAGAATCGGACGTCAAGAATTTAGTTTATCTTCAAGCCATTGTTAATGAATCATTCCGTTTATATCCAGCCGCACCACTTTTGCTACCCCATGAATCGGTTGAGGATTGTGTTGTTAGTGGCTACGACATACCAAAAGGCACTCGCTTATTAGTGAATATATGGAAATTTCatcatgatccaaatatttgGCCAAATCCACACGAGTTTAAGCCTGAGAGATTCTTGACGACTCATAAGGATGTCAATGTAAGAGGGAATCACTTTGAGTTGATTCCATTTGGCAGTGGAAGAAGAATGTGCCCTGGAACTTTTTTGGGACTTCAAGTTGTGCAATATGTGTTGGCTATGCTACTACAGGGATTTGAAATTAAGAAGCCTTCAGATGAACCAATTGATATGAGTGAGAGCTTTGGATTGACAATTTTCAAAGCTTCTCCACTCGAAGTTCACCTTACCCCACGCTTGAATTCTAATCTTTACAAATGA